AACCCGGCGCGACATACGGGCTCAGGCCATGCATTTCGTAATCCCGCACCATCAGGGCATGATTGCCTGACGCCGCGTCGCCATAATGGCCCGCATCTGAGTGGCCAATATCCTGATGGCTAGCCTCGTTGTTCATCGGATCAATATCGCTTGGAGAAGCTTGAGTCACTGCTACGCCTCTTAGTTCGAGTCAAAAATCTGCCCTACAAACTTGTATTGTGTCATTCGCCGTCAGCGCTAGCGAGCACGGGTCGGCACCGGTCGGTGGACCGCTCTTGTGTTTGGCGAGCTTAATCCACCGGCATGCGGTGGTTGATCGTGCGTGTCTTCGACAAACAGCCGATCCAAAATCTGGATTTCGAGGTACATGAAGCCCAATGCAATGGGAATCATGAACCAGCCGGCCAGATCATGGAAAAACCGCTTGGCAAATTCCGATTCTTGTCCCAGCAACATGTACAACAGCGCGGTGATGACAATCCGGATGACATTCACCACCAAGGCAATCGGCGCGGAACTGACAATGATAAACGCCTTCTGCCACCAAGGGCGTTCAATGATCATGCTCATCGCCACGGCCAGCGCCAGAAAAATCG
The genomic region above belongs to Pirellulales bacterium and contains:
- a CDS encoding exosortase/archaeosortase family protein — encoded protein: DMISIIPVLAGVFVIAGGWPALRWSAAPLAFLVFMIPLPTAPERALLNPLQHTATTMSTYTLQTMGVNAYNEGNKILIGFEGFPLNVEEQCSGLRMATIFLALAVAMSMIIERPWWQKAFIIVSSAPIALVVNVIRIVITALLYMLLGQESEFAKRFFHDLAGWFMIPIALGFMYLEIQILDRLFVEDTHDQPPHAGGLSSPNTRAVHRPVPTRAR